One part of the Rutidosis leptorrhynchoides isolate AG116_Rl617_1_P2 chromosome 1, CSIRO_AGI_Rlap_v1, whole genome shotgun sequence genome encodes these proteins:
- the LOC139857432 gene encoding protein METHYLENE BLUE SENSITIVITY 1-like, which yields MTGKAKPKKHTAKEIQAKVDAATTNRGGGKAGVADRTGQVKGGHAKFECPHCKITAPDIKTMQIHHESKHPKLPYDESKITNLHAVLAPVADTSKPRPGVRGSLKK from the coding sequence ATGACCGGAAAAGCGAAGCCGAAGAAGCACACGGCAAAGGAAATTCAAGCGAAAGTCGACGCAGCCACGACAAACCGAGGCGGCGGTAAGGCCGGAGTTGCTGATCGTACCGGTCAAGTCAAAGGCGGTCACGCTAAATTCGAATGTCCTCACTGTAAGATCACCGCACCTGATATTAAAACTATGCAAATTCATCATGAATCTAAACATCCTAAACTTCCTTATGATGAATCTAAGATTACTAATCTTCATGCCGTACTTGCTCCTGTTGCTGATACATCTAAACCGCGTCCTGGTGTTCGTGGAAGCCTCAAAAAGTGA
- the LOC139857444 gene encoding CRIB domain-containing protein RIC4-like, translated as MMMKDRMERLVAFPFANGCVSASSVAVSVQQHHRRSKEDFNLSHIVSKSFDISNVDPKDDGSPTSNESMMKRFTSLSKPNNVSLRLQRLTKTIKSLSQSLAFKDDMDDVLMDLEIGLPTDVKHVAHVGFDGSVTSQNDNDGNIAPSDFLGFCPMSFADLEERLAMCVPIDLPHMEKMLPDIKHTRHQSEASVA; from the exons atgatgatgaaagaTCGAATGGAGCGTCTTGTAGCTTTTCCATTTGCTAATGGTTGCGTCTCTGCATCCAGCGTTGCAGTTTCCGTGCAACAACATCATCGAAGATCCAAGGAAGATTTCAATTTGTCTCACATAG TGTCTAAATCATTTGACATATCCAATGTTGATCCAAAAGATGACGGATCACCGACGTCAAATGAAAGCATGATGAAGAGGTTCACATCACTTTCAAAGCCCAATAACGTATCCCTGCGTCTTCAAAGACTCACCAAGACCATCAAAAGTTTGTCACAATCACTTG CGTTCAAAGATGATATGGATGATGTACTAATGGACTTGGAAATTGGACTTCCAACGGACGTAAAGCATGTTGCACACGTCGGATTTGATGGATCTGTAACCTCGCAAAATGACAACGATGGTAATATCGCACCCTCCGATTTTCTTGGTTTTTGTCCTATGTCGTTTGCCGATCTAGAGGAGCGACTAGCAATGTGTGTACCAATTGATCTACCTCACATGGAAAAGATGCTACCGGACATTAAGCACACTAGGCACCAAAGCGAAGCAAGTGTGGCTTAA
- the LOC139846331 gene encoding uncharacterized protein: MSGNDDIQTQLITELTSQLARILQTNNENQSQRHPDSLKISVTLNNSNYSLWSRMIKVAIGGKSEALLNHLTEDQPTSNNQKWNQEDLVVFSWIIQNIEPHIASNLTQFPTAKTLWNALITTYSSGKDKLQTFDLHVKANNIRQDGKSIEELWLKLQGIWGEIDIRDPNPMEHPNDIVKYNNIRSEQKLFQFLNSLDHKHDNIKRELLRTDPLPTVEGAYAAIRKENAHQFIFNNKTDALTQSGIATGLVAPASKSKDFDGHGLLSRNQ; the protein is encoded by the coding sequence ATGTCTGGAAACGATGACATCCAAACTCAACTTATCACAGAATTAACTAGTCAATTGGCTAGAATTCTTCAAACCAACAATGAAAATCAATCACAAAGGCATCCTGATTCTTTAAAAATCAGTGTTACCCTTAATAACTCAAATTATTCACTTTGGTCTCGTATGATCAAGGTTGCCATCGGAGGTAAATCCGAGGCCCTCCTCAATCACTTAACAGAAGATCAACCAACAAGCAACAACCAGAAGTGGAACCAGGAAGACTTGGTGGTCTTTTCCTGGATCATTCAAAACATAGAGCCACATATTGCAAGCAATCTTACTCAGTTTCCAACAGCAAAAACACTATGGAATGCTCTAATAACAACCTACAGTTCTGGAAAAGACAAGCTTCAAACCTTTGATTTACATGTCAAAGCCAACAATATCAGGCAAGATGGTAAATCAATTGAAGAACTGTGGTTGAAATTGCAAGGAATCTGGGGTGAAATCGACATAAGGGATCCAAATCCAATGGAACATCCGAATGATATTGTCAAGTATAATAACATCAGGTCAGAACAAAAACTATTCCAGTTTTTAAATTCTTTAGATCATAAACATGACAATATCAAACGTGAGCTATTAAGAACCGATCCATTACCCACTGTCGAAGGAGCTTACGCTGCCATTCGAAAAGAAAATGCACACCAATTTATATTTAACAATAAAACGGATGCCCTTACCCAATCTGGCATAGCCACTGGCCTGGTAGCACCGGCATCAAAATCCAAGGATTTCGACGGCCATGGGTTGCTATCAAGAAATCAATAG
- the LOC139846485 gene encoding agamous-like MADS-box protein AGL62: MVPKKSKGRQKIKMTKMEKESNLMVTFSKRRSGLFKKASELAILCGVEIGVIVFSPGKKAFSFGHPSVEMIIDRFFTQNPPSNSSTSQLMNVHRKANIDELNRQLACTISHLEVERNKSEALNKMRKEGQESCWLEAPIESLRIQDLEVLKGAMGRLKNSIDEQKKRHLAIMASPIPNVPADGLTGINGDYFRDLKGSGLELSMTPHGILFHIGDGFEYFKNDVLGAWSGWHRAVGYFPV, from the exons ATGGTGCCTAAAAAGAGCAAAGGTCGTCAAAAAATCAAAATGACGAAAATGGAGAAAGAAAGTAACTTAATGGTTACCTTCTCCAAACGTCGCTCTGGCCTTTTCAAAAAGGCCAGCGAGCTTGCCATCTTGTGCGGGGTAGAAATTGGTGTCATCGTTTTCTCCCCAGGCAAAAAAGCGTTTTCATTTGGTCATCCATCTGTTGAGATGATTATCGATCGCTTTTTTACGCAAAATCCTCCATCAAATTCTAGCACCTCTCAACTTATGAATGTGCATCGTAAGGCCAACATCGATGAGTTAAATAGGCAACTCGCGTGCACAATAAGTCATTTGGAGGTTGAGAGAAACAAAAGCGAAGCGCTAAACAAGATGAGGAAAGAAGGCCAAGAGAGTTGTTGGTTGGAGGCTCCTATAGAGAGCCTAAGGATACAAGACCTTGAGGTGTTGAAGGGAGCAATGGGGAGGTTAAAAAATAGCATTGATGAACAAAAGAAGAGGCATTTGGCGATTATGGCTAGCCCAATTCCAAATGTCCCCGCCGATGGTTTAACGGGAATCAATGGTGACTACTTTCGTGATTTGAAGGGCTCGGGACTTGAATTATCCATGACTCCTCATGG GATTCTGTTTCACATTGGAGACGGATTCGAGTATTTCAAGAATGACGTTTTGGGAGCATGGAGTGGCTG GCATAGAGCCGTTGGCTATTTTCCTGTATAA